A genomic segment from Peribacillus sp. ACCC06369 encodes:
- the mtnN gene encoding 5'-methylthioadenosine/S-adenosylhomocysteine nucleosidase — MKVAIIGAMEEEVTILRDKLEGLEQVTIAGSEFNTGTLNGVEVILLKSGIGKVNAAMSTAILLEKFKPDAVINTGSAGGYHPALNVGDVVISTEVRHHDVDVTIFGYEYGQVPQLPAAFIPDEKLFAIAEEAAKEIEDIQVAKGLIVTGDSFMNDPDRVEFVRGKFSDLYAVEMEAAAIAQVAFQFKTPFVIIRSLSDIAGKESNISFDKFLETAALHSAALILKMVEKMK, encoded by the coding sequence ATGAAAGTAGCCATAATCGGAGCAATGGAAGAAGAAGTTACGATTTTACGTGATAAATTGGAAGGTTTGGAACAGGTGACCATTGCCGGTTCCGAGTTCAATACAGGCACACTGAATGGTGTTGAGGTCATTTTGCTTAAATCGGGAATCGGTAAAGTGAATGCGGCAATGTCCACTGCGATCCTTTTAGAAAAATTCAAACCGGATGCTGTCATCAATACTGGCTCTGCCGGCGGTTACCATCCAGCACTTAATGTCGGGGATGTGGTCATATCCACGGAGGTTCGCCACCATGATGTCGACGTGACGATTTTTGGATATGAGTATGGTCAAGTCCCTCAGCTGCCGGCAGCTTTCATTCCGGATGAAAAGCTTTTCGCAATCGCAGAAGAAGCAGCTAAAGAAATCGAGGATATACAAGTGGCGAAAGGGTTGATCGTGACAGGGGATTCTTTCATGAACGATCCTGATCGGGTTGAATTCGTCAGAGGGAAATTTTCGGATTTATACGCGGTGGAAATGGAAGCGGCAGCCATTGCTCAAGTGGCCTTCCAATTTAAAACACCGTTTGTCATCATTCGTTCCCTTTCGGATATCGCAGGTAAGGAGTCCAATATTTCCTTTGATAAATTCCTGGAAACTGCGGCTCTTCATTCAGCGGCACTGATTTTGAAAATGGTTGAAAAAATGAAATGA
- the greA gene encoding transcription elongation factor GreA, producing the protein MAIEKEYPMTKEGKLKLEQELEQLKTVKRKEVVERIKIARSFGDLSENSEYDSAKEEQAFVEGRITTIENMIRNAKIIEGNDSNTDTVSLGKTVTFVELPNGDEETYSIVGSVEADPFDGKISNDSPIAKSLIGKRVGDKVSIQTPGGEMSVKIVSIS; encoded by the coding sequence TTGGCAATCGAAAAAGAATATCCAATGACTAAAGAAGGTAAGTTAAAGCTTGAACAGGAACTGGAACAATTAAAAACGGTTAAACGTAAAGAAGTTGTGGAGAGAATTAAAATCGCCCGCAGTTTTGGGGACCTTTCCGAGAACTCAGAGTACGATTCCGCAAAAGAAGAGCAGGCATTCGTTGAAGGACGTATTACAACAATCGAAAACATGATCCGTAATGCAAAAATCATTGAAGGCAATGATTCGAATACAGATACAGTTTCACTTGGAAAGACGGTAACATTCGTGGAACTTCCAAATGGTGACGAAGAAACATATTCCATCGTAGGAAGTGTTGAAGCGGACCCATTCGATGGGAAAATATCAAATGATTCTCCAATCGCGAAAAGCTTAATAGGGAAAAGGGTCGGCGATAAGGTATCGATTCAGACACCTGGCGGCGAAATGAGCGTCAAGATTGTATCCATCAGCTAA
- a CDS encoding bifunctional cystathionine gamma-lyase/homocysteine desulfhydrase — protein sequence MRKKTQLIHGGIFGDEKTGAVSVPIYQVSTYKQDGPGNHRGYEYSRTGNPTRHALEELIKDLEEGKRGFAFGSGMAAMTAVMMLFNQGDHVLMTDDVYGGSFRVITKVLNRFGVEATFINTSDIHSIENEIKDNTKALFIETPTNPLLKITDLEAVSKIAKDNGILTIVDNTFSTPYWQNPLTLGADIVLHSATKYLGGHSDVVAGLVVVNDEKLGNDLHFIQNSTGGVLGPQDSWLLMRGIKTLGIRMEEHEKNTSRIVSFLSGHKDVSKIYYPGLENHPNHDIAKKQSRGFGGMVSFDVGSAEKAESVLSKVKFFTLAESLGAVESLISIPALMTHASIPAERRAELGITDGLIRISVGLEDVEDLLEDLEQALKG from the coding sequence ATGAGGAAAAAAACACAATTGATCCATGGCGGTATTTTTGGTGATGAAAAAACAGGAGCGGTTTCGGTGCCGATCTATCAAGTGAGCACTTATAAACAGGATGGTCCGGGGAATCACCGGGGATATGAATATTCCCGTACAGGCAACCCCACCCGCCATGCACTCGAGGAATTGATCAAGGACCTGGAGGAAGGAAAAAGAGGATTCGCCTTCGGATCGGGAATGGCAGCGATGACGGCGGTTATGATGCTGTTTAATCAAGGTGATCATGTATTGATGACCGATGACGTTTATGGTGGTTCTTTCCGGGTCATCACTAAAGTGCTTAACCGCTTTGGGGTGGAAGCTACGTTCATCAATACGAGTGACATACATTCGATCGAAAACGAGATCAAGGACAATACCAAGGCACTGTTCATTGAAACCCCGACGAATCCATTATTGAAGATTACTGATCTAGAAGCGGTATCAAAAATAGCTAAAGATAACGGCATCCTTACAATTGTGGACAATACCTTCAGTACGCCATATTGGCAAAATCCACTTACACTTGGAGCCGATATCGTACTTCATAGCGCTACGAAGTACCTGGGGGGACACAGCGATGTTGTAGCGGGTCTTGTCGTGGTGAATGATGAAAAACTTGGCAATGACCTTCATTTCATCCAAAACTCTACAGGAGGCGTGCTAGGGCCCCAAGATTCATGGTTGCTGATGCGGGGCATTAAAACGCTGGGAATCCGGATGGAAGAACATGAAAAAAATACATCTCGGATCGTCAGCTTCCTATCCGGGCATAAAGACGTTTCCAAGATTTATTACCCAGGTCTTGAAAACCATCCGAACCATGATATTGCAAAAAAACAATCGCGTGGCTTCGGCGGTATGGTTTCGTTCGATGTCGGCAGTGCCGAAAAAGCCGAATCCGTTTTGAGTAAAGTGAAATTCTTCACACTGGCTGAAAGCCTAGGGGCAGTGGAGAGCTTAATTTCAATTCCAGCCTTGATGACACATGCCTCGATTCCGGCAGAGCGCCGTGCAGAGCTTGGAATAACCGATGGGTTGATTCGTATTTCAGTTGGTCTGGAAGACGTTGAAGACTTATTGGAAGACTTGGAACAAGCGCTAAAAGGATAA
- a CDS encoding DUF2536 family protein: MGFQLDLKLFEDKIEFFEAESIKNLEEKIQSQIEINKAIMLQVQSVSHQMYVSEEGRRFYSAVVHFKAQK, from the coding sequence ATGGGTTTTCAACTCGACTTAAAATTATTCGAAGATAAAATAGAATTTTTCGAGGCAGAAAGCATTAAGAATCTTGAAGAAAAAATCCAATCACAAATTGAAATCAATAAAGCGATCATGCTTCAGGTTCAATCCGTGTCACACCAAATGTATGTTAGTGAGGAAGGCAGACGATTTTATAGCGCAGTCGTTCACTTTAAAGCCCAAAAGTAA
- a CDS encoding cysteine synthase family protein has product MKVFQNIHELIGETPMMEITHFPLPDEVRIFAKLEYFNPGGSVKDRLGQELLAEALRTGNVKKGGTIIEPTAGNTGIGLALAAINSGVDVIFCVPEKFSAEKQELMRALGAKVIQTPTEEGMKGAIAKAKALLAEIPGSYCPQQFANPSNPDAYYKTLGPEIWEQMDGDVDVFVAGAGTGGTFMGTSRYLKDKNAAVKTVIVEPEGSILNGGKAGPHKTEGIGMEFLPAYMDETYFDQIHTISDHDAFHMVKELAIKEGLLVGSSSGAAFAAAMKEAAKATRGANIVVIFPDSSERYLSKKIYQGGI; this is encoded by the coding sequence ATGAAAGTCTTTCAAAATATTCATGAGTTGATAGGAGAAACGCCGATGATGGAAATCACCCATTTCCCGCTTCCGGATGAAGTCCGTATCTTTGCCAAACTGGAATACTTTAATCCGGGAGGCAGTGTGAAGGACCGGCTTGGTCAAGAACTGTTAGCCGAAGCTTTACGGACTGGGAATGTAAAAAAGGGTGGGACGATAATCGAACCGACTGCCGGAAATACTGGGATTGGCTTGGCGTTGGCGGCGATAAACAGTGGAGTGGACGTGATATTTTGTGTTCCGGAGAAATTCAGTGCCGAGAAACAGGAATTGATGCGTGCCCTTGGAGCAAAAGTGATCCAGACCCCGACAGAGGAAGGAATGAAAGGAGCAATCGCCAAGGCTAAGGCGCTGCTAGCTGAAATTCCGGGATCCTATTGTCCCCAACAGTTTGCCAACCCATCCAATCCTGATGCATATTATAAAACGCTGGGACCTGAAATATGGGAACAGATGGATGGCGATGTGGATGTGTTTGTTGCCGGTGCCGGTACGGGGGGGACATTCATGGGAACATCGCGATATTTAAAAGATAAGAATGCTGCCGTCAAAACGGTCATTGTCGAACCAGAAGGATCGATTTTAAACGGTGGCAAAGCAGGACCCCATAAAACCGAGGGGATAGGGATGGAATTTTTGCCTGCCTATATGGATGAAACGTATTTTGATCAAATTCATACGATAAGCGATCATGACGCTTTCCATATGGTGAAGGAATTGGCGATCAAAGAAGGCCTGCTTGTCGGCAGTTCTTCCGGAGCGGCATTTGCAGCGGCCATGAAGGAAGCGGCCAAGGCTACCCGGGGTGCGAATATCGTCGTCATATTTCCGGATTCCAGTGAACGATACTTAAGCAAAAAAATTTATCAGGGAGGTATATGA
- a CDS encoding YrhC family protein has protein sequence MKNRKKQTAAMLRSKMVDFKQFAITLLCVGSFFYLGTILPSGDKTMIDTYVYMGATIMFLGISIVFFRLSNKYKRTLAEMDDQDSLQQ, from the coding sequence ATGAAAAACCGCAAAAAACAAACGGCGGCAATGCTCCGTTCGAAAATGGTCGATTTTAAACAATTTGCGATCACATTGTTATGTGTGGGCTCGTTCTTCTATTTAGGAACCATCCTTCCCTCGGGCGACAAAACGATGATTGACACATATGTCTATATGGGAGCGACAATTATGTTCCTTGGCATATCCATAGTATTTTTCCGATTATCCAATAAATATAAAAGGACCCTGGCGGAAATGGATGACCAGGATTCTTTACAACAATAG
- the sigK gene encoding RNA polymerase sporulation sigma factor SigK, which yields MPGILTVVGYIIKEFYLFVSYVKNNAFPQPLSSQDEKRYLKLMSEGDGDARNILIEHNLRLVAHIVKKFENTGEDTEDLISIGTIGLIKAIESYSDGKGTKLATYAARCIENEILMHLRATKKTKKDISLHDPIGQDKEGNEISLIDVLKSESEDVIDTIQLNMEIEKVKKYIDILDEREKEVIVGRFGLDLKKEKTQREIAKELGISRSYVSRIEKRALMKMFHEFYRAEKEKEKKAKGYEK from the coding sequence ATGCCCGGAATACTTACAGTTGTCGGTTACATTATCAAAGAATTTTACTTATTTGTTTCCTATGTGAAAAACAACGCTTTTCCCCAGCCCTTGTCATCTCAGGATGAAAAGAGGTATCTGAAGCTAATGAGTGAAGGTGACGGTGATGCCCGTAACATCCTGATCGAGCATAATCTCAGGCTTGTTGCCCATATTGTCAAGAAATTCGAGAATACGGGCGAAGATACAGAGGATTTGATTTCGATTGGGACAATTGGTTTGATAAAGGCCATTGAGAGTTATTCGGATGGAAAGGGTACGAAGCTGGCCACATATGCGGCGCGTTGCATTGAGAATGAAATCTTGATGCATTTACGGGCGACTAAGAAAACGAAGAAGGATATTTCCCTGCATGATCCGATCGGTCAGGATAAAGAAGGAAATGAAATCAGTTTGATCGATGTGCTGAAATCGGAATCGGAAGATGTCATCGATACGATTCAGCTCAATATGGAAATTGAAAAAGTGAAAAAGTACATTGATATTTTGGATGAACGGGAAAAGGAAGTCATTGTAGGCAGGTTCGGACTCGATTTAAAAAAGGAAAAAACCCAGCGGGAAATCGCTAAAGAGCTGGGCATTTCCCGCAGTTATGTATCAAGGATCGAAAAACGTGCCTTGATGAAGATGTTCCACGAATTTTACAGGGCGGAAAAAGAGAAGGAAAAGAAAGCTAAAGGATATGAAAAGTAA
- a CDS encoding YrzI family small protein — MTLNMLFFTITIKMKKMTAEECLQQERIHKIREEHLDKAMKHRPFF, encoded by the coding sequence ATGACACTGAATATGCTTTTTTTTACAATCACGATAAAAATGAAAAAAATGACTGCTGAGGAATGTTTGCAACAGGAGAGAATCCACAAGATTAGAGAAGAACATCTGGACAAAGCGATGAAACATCGTCCTTTTTTCTAA
- a CDS encoding penicillin-binding transpeptidase domain-containing protein: protein MKKKRMRLLALFLTTFMLMLIGRLAYIQLVSTESFSKHDVNLIEASVNQRSQILKIDDGRGKFYDRNGEPLAHEEIPTLVLFPFLNKMTWPIDEIASIIGRSEAELKRAIEQADEPFVFGGDEPIELTPSQSKAINQLKIPGVFAVNEKLYHDQTPAAQLIGTTNISDAEKKKRYPDMNLSPETKIGNTGLQRTFDEFLLSAGESKLVFHVDASGGPMFGVDVKYVEPANPLYPVKVVTTIDKEIQEKAEKLVDDRGIKKGGLVLIDIEKSEIVAMVSRPALNIKDPNGEGAVNMMLTQKTPGSVFKTVTAAAAIDYEAASPTRTFNCNLTIDGKTDKQRELGILNFENSFAQSCNRTFAELSQEIAEKDPEFLDKYAKMLGLVGETGWQGDVYHTEVTQLHHEQTGKVWHDDDLKKDPKMIAKTAIGQQDVQTTPLAIANMMATIARGGKKEQVKAVSKVEFNNSTTVVDFPNQSIGGETLSPYTTMKMQHLLRKVVTEEKGTGASLRDLPVEVAGKSGTAQTNIKKGELNKWFAGYFPYKDPKYALVTVSFETKENSSSMTPLFSDIVKVLYSKNQDNSEN from the coding sequence ATGAAAAAGAAACGAATGAGATTGCTGGCTCTTTTTTTGACCACTTTTATGCTGATGCTCATTGGCAGGCTTGCCTACATCCAACTTGTATCGACAGAATCTTTTTCGAAGCATGATGTGAACCTGATAGAAGCAAGTGTGAATCAGCGTTCACAGATATTAAAGATTGATGATGGGCGTGGAAAGTTTTATGACAGAAATGGGGAACCACTTGCACATGAAGAAATCCCAACACTCGTCCTATTTCCATTTTTGAACAAAATGACATGGCCTATAGATGAAATTGCCTCGATCATAGGCAGATCGGAAGCGGAGCTGAAACGAGCAATTGAACAAGCGGATGAACCATTCGTATTTGGCGGAGATGAACCGATAGAGTTGACGCCCAGCCAATCGAAGGCAATCAATCAATTGAAGATACCCGGGGTCTTTGCGGTGAACGAGAAATTATATCATGATCAAACCCCTGCAGCCCAATTGATCGGCACAACGAATATATCGGATGCGGAAAAGAAAAAACGTTATCCGGACATGAATTTATCTCCTGAAACGAAAATAGGAAATACGGGACTGCAAAGGACCTTTGATGAGTTCTTGCTTTCCGCTGGGGAATCAAAGCTCGTATTTCACGTAGACGCCAGTGGGGGCCCCATGTTCGGTGTCGATGTAAAATACGTAGAACCTGCTAATCCTCTTTACCCAGTGAAAGTCGTGACGACGATAGATAAAGAAATTCAGGAAAAAGCGGAGAAGCTCGTCGATGACCGCGGGATAAAAAAAGGCGGTCTCGTACTCATCGATATCGAAAAAAGTGAAATCGTCGCCATGGTATCACGTCCGGCGCTAAATATAAAAGATCCGAATGGCGAAGGGGCCGTCAATATGATGTTGACTCAAAAAACGCCGGGTTCCGTCTTTAAAACGGTTACGGCTGCAGCTGCCATCGATTATGAAGCGGCAAGTCCCACAAGGACATTTAATTGTAATTTAACGATTGACGGCAAAACGGATAAGCAGAGGGAACTGGGCATACTTAATTTTGAAAATAGTTTTGCCCAAAGCTGTAACAGGACATTTGCCGAATTGTCCCAGGAAATAGCTGAGAAGGATCCCGAATTTTTGGATAAATATGCAAAAATGTTAGGGTTGGTTGGCGAAACGGGCTGGCAAGGGGACGTTTATCACACGGAAGTTACTCAGTTGCATCATGAACAAACCGGGAAGGTCTGGCATGATGACGACTTAAAAAAAGATCCCAAAATGATTGCCAAAACAGCCATTGGCCAGCAGGATGTTCAAACGACACCGCTCGCGATAGCGAATATGATGGCCACGATTGCCCGCGGTGGCAAGAAGGAACAGGTCAAAGCCGTTTCCAAGGTCGAATTTAACAATAGTACGACCGTAGTCGATTTCCCCAATCAAAGTATTGGCGGCGAAACGCTGTCTCCATATACAACGATGAAGATGCAGCATCTTCTGAGGAAAGTCGTAACGGAGGAGAAAGGGACTGGGGCTTCTTTGAGAGATTTACCTGTGGAGGTCGCTGGCAAGTCTGGAACAGCTCAGACGAATATTAAAAAAGGAGAGCTCAATAAATGGTTTGCGGGCTACTTTCCATATAAAGATCCAAAATATGCTCTTGTTACCGTAAGTTTTGAAACAAAGGAAAACAGTTCCAGCATGACGCCGCTTTTTTCAGATATTGTAAAAGTCCTGTACTCCAAGAACCAGGACAATAGCGAGAATTGA
- the udk gene encoding uridine kinase encodes MTRKKPVVIGVTGGSGSGKTSVTRSIFEFFQGHSILMIEQDYYYKDQSHLPFEERLKTNYDHPLAFDNDLLIDHLNALLRYETIEKPVYDYSIHTRSEEVITVEPQDVIILEGILVLEDERLRDLMDMKLYVDTDADLRILRRMTRDIKERGRSIDSVIEQYISVVRPMHNQFIEPTKRYADIIIPEGGQNHVAIDLMVTKIQTILEQKSFL; translated from the coding sequence ATGACAAGGAAGAAACCAGTGGTCATCGGAGTTACCGGAGGGTCGGGATCAGGTAAAACAAGTGTTACCCGTTCCATTTTTGAATTCTTTCAAGGACATTCGATCTTGATGATCGAACAAGATTATTACTATAAAGATCAAAGTCATCTGCCTTTCGAAGAGCGGTTGAAAACGAACTATGATCATCCGCTGGCATTTGATAATGATTTGTTGATCGATCACCTTAACGCATTGCTGCGTTATGAAACGATAGAAAAACCAGTTTATGATTATTCGATCCATACACGTTCGGAAGAAGTCATCACAGTTGAGCCGCAGGATGTCATCATCCTTGAAGGGATCCTTGTACTGGAAGATGAGCGCCTTCGAGACCTGATGGATATGAAACTATATGTTGATACAGACGCAGACTTGCGGATACTCCGTCGGATGACCCGTGATATTAAAGAACGTGGACGTTCCATAGATTCAGTCATCGAGCAATACATCAGTGTCGTTCGCCCGATGCATAATCAGTTCATAGAACCGACGAAGCGTTATGCCGACATCATCATTCCAGAAGGCGGTCAGAACCATGTGGCGATTGACCTTATGGTGACAAAAATTCAAACAATCCTTGAACAAAAGTCTTTTTTGTAA
- a CDS encoding DUF1510 family protein: MGSRFNQRDQKRKVNKIYNIAITIVSILIVIVAVTIFLSDDGTESKKTTTEPNQIAEEKGKVVDKPAGKEEETDSEKVEAEEDSKATEEDEEDSKATEEDEDSKVTEEDTEEKAEDGSDSEKAGDAELVEVEGSGDGNVAATYTSEGWKPVGTEQSGEHTTSFEKDSVDWNEMRKAIANGAGFDEGSMKLWWLQNGGSPNTAIGTVSEGDNPKTFRVHIEWVDGSGWKPVKVEELKTNDKR, translated from the coding sequence TTGGGCTCACGTTTCAATCAGAGAGATCAAAAAAGAAAAGTAAATAAAATATATAATATTGCAATCACCATCGTTTCCATTTTAATCGTCATTGTCGCAGTCACGATTTTCTTAAGTGATGATGGCACCGAATCAAAGAAAACCACGACCGAACCTAATCAAATTGCCGAAGAAAAGGGAAAAGTAGTGGACAAACCTGCTGGGAAAGAGGAAGAAACGGATTCAGAGAAGGTAGAGGCAGAAGAGGATAGTAAAGCAACAGAGGAAGATGAAGAAGATAGTAAAGCAACAGAGGAAGATGAAGATAGTAAAGTAACAGAGGAAGATACAGAAGAGAAGGCTGAAGATGGTTCAGACTCAGAAAAAGCTGGGGATGCCGAACTTGTGGAAGTGGAAGGCAGCGGAGATGGCAATGTCGCGGCTACATATACGAGTGAGGGCTGGAAACCAGTTGGAACTGAGCAATCCGGGGAACACACTACAAGCTTCGAAAAGGACTCGGTCGATTGGAATGAAATGAGAAAAGCCATTGCTAATGGCGCTGGATTCGATGAAGGAAGCATGAAGCTATGGTGGCTTCAAAACGGCGGTTCGCCGAACACGGCAATCGGTACCGTTTCTGAAGGGGACAATCCTAAAACCTTCCGAGTCCATATTGAATGGGTGGACGGATCAGGTTGGAAACCTGTAAAAGTCGAAGAGCTGAAGACAAACGATAAAAGGTAA
- a CDS encoding class I SAM-dependent methyltransferase — protein sequence MGREFLDLFEEWSKSYDDTVGGHDIEYQEVFKHYDRILDSVTYRAQGHVLEFGVGTGNLTERLLKKGLKVSGIEPSPAMRKIAVSKVGGKTEIVDGDFIDFPKPEQVDSIVSTYAFHHLTDEEKEKAIANYGKLLNTGGKIVFADTMYQSREAHERAILDARQAGFHNLAKDLQTEYYTTIPFLEKVLEENGYKVNFERCNQFVWIMEAEKL from the coding sequence ATGGGCAGAGAATTTTTAGATTTATTCGAAGAATGGTCAAAATCGTATGATGATACTGTTGGTGGACACGATATTGAGTATCAAGAAGTTTTTAAACATTATGATAGGATATTGGACAGCGTCACGTATCGGGCTCAGGGTCACGTGCTGGAGTTCGGCGTAGGTACCGGGAATTTAACGGAAAGGCTTTTGAAGAAAGGCCTAAAGGTATCGGGAATCGAGCCTTCACCCGCCATGAGGAAAATAGCGGTAAGCAAAGTGGGCGGAAAAACGGAAATTGTAGATGGCGATTTCATCGATTTTCCGAAGCCGGAACAGGTGGATTCGATCGTGAGTACGTACGCGTTTCATCATTTAACCGATGAAGAAAAAGAAAAAGCGATAGCCAACTATGGAAAGTTACTGAATACTGGTGGTAAAATAGTGTTTGCGGATACGATGTATCAATCAAGGGAAGCGCATGAACGAGCGATTCTAGATGCAAGGCAGGCAGGCTTTCATAATTTGGCGAAAGATTTGCAAACGGAATATTATACTACGATTCCTTTTTTGGAAAAAGTACTTGAAGAAAATGGATACAAAGTGAACTTCGAGCGCTGCAATCAATTTGTCTGGATTATGGAGGCGGAAAAATTATAG
- a CDS encoding U32 family peptidase, with product MNAIADKISKIVDGKRVIVKKPELLAPAGNLEKLKIAVHYGADAVFIGGQEYGLRSNAGNFTFEEMQEGVEFAKKYGAKVYVTTNIFAHNENIDGLDEYLEGLQEAGVHGIIVADPLIIETCKRVAPNVEIHLSTQQSLSNWKAVQYWKEEGLERVVLARETSADEIREMKEKVDIEIEAFVHGAMCIAYSGRCTLSNHMTARDSNRGGCCQSCRWDYDLYELDQDGEKELFDKEDAPFAMSPKDLKLIESLPGMIEIGIDSLKVEGRMKSIHYIATVVSVYRKVIDAYCADPDNFRIKQEWLEELDKCANRETASSFMEGEIPGYKQQMFGNHTVKTRFDFAGLVLDYNEETQIATMQQRNFFKPGDEVEFFGPEIENFTQKIGTIWDESGKELEAARHPLQIVRIQVDNQVYVNNMMRKEN from the coding sequence TTGAATGCTATTGCTGATAAAATTTCCAAGATCGTTGATGGAAAGAGAGTCATTGTAAAAAAACCGGAATTGCTGGCTCCGGCTGGCAACCTGGAAAAATTAAAAATTGCCGTCCATTACGGTGCGGATGCCGTGTTCATTGGCGGTCAGGAATATGGCCTTCGTTCCAATGCCGGCAACTTCACGTTTGAGGAAATGCAGGAAGGCGTCGAATTCGCTAAAAAATATGGCGCTAAAGTATATGTAACAACCAATATCTTCGCACATAATGAAAATATCGATGGTCTGGATGAATACCTGGAAGGCCTTCAGGAGGCTGGAGTTCATGGTATCATCGTCGCCGATCCATTAATCATCGAAACGTGTAAACGGGTCGCTCCGAACGTCGAAATCCATTTAAGCACGCAGCAATCGCTATCGAACTGGAAGGCTGTTCAGTATTGGAAAGAGGAAGGCTTGGAGCGGGTTGTTTTGGCCCGTGAGACGAGTGCTGATGAAATCCGTGAGATGAAGGAGAAGGTCGATATCGAAATCGAGGCTTTCGTTCACGGGGCCATGTGCATTGCCTATTCGGGACGCTGCACCCTTTCGAACCATATGACGGCGCGGGATTCGAATCGCGGCGGCTGCTGTCAGTCTTGCCGTTGGGATTACGATTTATATGAGTTGGATCAAGACGGGGAAAAGGAATTATTCGATAAAGAAGATGCTCCATTCGCAATGAGTCCAAAAGACCTGAAGCTGATAGAATCCTTGCCAGGCATGATTGAAATTGGCATAGATAGCTTAAAAGTCGAAGGAAGAATGAAGTCCATTCATTATATTGCTACAGTTGTCAGCGTTTATCGTAAGGTGATTGATGCGTATTGTGCCGATCCTGACAATTTCAGGATTAAACAAGAATGGCTGGAGGAGCTTGATAAGTGTGCGAACCGTGAGACGGCATCATCGTTCATGGAAGGGGAAATTCCTGGGTATAAACAGCAAATGTTCGGGAATCATACCGTAAAGACTCGCTTCGACTTCGCTGGTTTGGTGCTTGATTACAACGAGGAAACTCAAATCGCCACCATGCAGCAACGTAACTTCTTCAAGCCTGGAGATGAGGTGGAGTTTTTTGGACCGGAAATCGAAAACTTCACTCAAAAAATCGGTACGATCTGGGATGAGTCAGGTAAGGAGCTGGAGGCAGCCCGCCATCCGCTTCAAATTGTCCGCATTCAAGTAGATAATCAAGTATATGTGAACAATATGATGCGGAAGGAGAATTGA